The Chryseobacterium sp. 52 genome includes a region encoding these proteins:
- the cas1 gene encoding type II CRISPR-associated endonuclease Cas1, with translation MITRSIYIGNPAYLKLKDEQMYILEPSSRELKGKVPVEDLGLLMLDHFQITISHQLIQKMMGNNVVVISCDAHHLPHGIMLPLYGHTEHSDRVKDQLEASESLKKQLWKQTVECKIENQKEVLKKLGNYFEPMLTYQSNVKSGDITNMEGIAAQHYWKYLISLDFLRGRFGDSPNPFFNFGYSVLRSIVARSIVETGLLPVLGIFHKNKYNPYCLADDLMEPFRPFIDFLVMQWLNQNPNSDDLSKEFKAHILRIATVDVLIDEKTRPLLVAVKATASSLYKCYTGEKRLISYPQLI, from the coding sequence ATGATAACCCGTTCGATCTATATTGGTAATCCTGCCTATCTAAAGCTCAAAGATGAACAAATGTACATTTTGGAGCCTTCTTCGCGTGAACTCAAGGGAAAAGTTCCGGTGGAAGATCTGGGACTGCTGATGCTGGATCATTTTCAAATCACCATTTCACATCAGCTGATTCAGAAAATGATGGGCAATAATGTGGTCGTGATAAGTTGTGATGCCCATCACCTTCCTCATGGGATAATGCTTCCGCTGTATGGGCATACGGAACATTCGGATCGTGTAAAAGACCAGCTGGAGGCTAGTGAATCGCTCAAAAAACAATTGTGGAAGCAGACAGTAGAATGTAAAATAGAAAACCAGAAAGAAGTTCTTAAAAAACTCGGAAACTATTTTGAACCAATGCTAACCTATCAGAGCAATGTGAAAAGTGGAGATATAACCAATATGGAAGGAATTGCTGCACAGCATTACTGGAAATACCTTATCAGTCTGGATTTTTTAAGAGGTCGTTTTGGAGATTCACCCAACCCGTTTTTTAATTTTGGATATTCGGTTCTGAGAAGTATTGTTGCAAGGTCAATTGTAGAAACCGGACTTCTACCTGTTTTGGGTATTTTTCATAAAAATAAATATAATCCTTATTGTCTTGCCGATGATTTGATGGAGCCGTTTCGTCCTTTTATAGATTTTCTCGTCATGCAATGGCTTAATCAGAATCCCAATTCGGATGATCTTTCTAAAGAGTTTAAGGCCCATATACTGAGAATTGCAACGGTGGATGTTTTGATTGATGAAAAAACGAGACCATTATTGGTTGCAGTGAAAGCTACTGCTTCTTCGCTTTATAAATGTTATACGGGAGAAAAACGTCTGATCTCTTATCCTCAACTGATATGA